One stretch of Acanthochromis polyacanthus isolate Apoly-LR-REF ecotype Palm Island chromosome 16, KAUST_Apoly_ChrSc, whole genome shotgun sequence DNA includes these proteins:
- the abracl gene encoding costars family protein ABRACL: MDVSHEINLLVQEIQRLGTKNADGQTMVKFGVLFNDDRCANIFEALVGTLKAAKKKKLINFQGELLLQGVHDNVDIILLQE; encoded by the exons ATGGATGTTTCGCATGAAATCAATTTGCTGGTGCAGGAGATTCAGCGGCTCGGAACTAAAA ATGCTGATGGTCAAACTATGGTGAAGTTTGGGGTTTTATTTAATGACGACCGTTGTGCCAATATCTTCGAGGCATTGGTGGGCACCTTGAAGGCAGCCAAAAAGAAGAAGTTGATTAACTTCCAAGGCGAGTTGCTTCTACAGGGCGTCCACGACAACGTTGATATCATCTTGCTCCAAGAATAA